A window of the Azospirillum formosense genome harbors these coding sequences:
- a CDS encoding RNA methyltransferase codes for MTRPPRLIESSQNPQFKLWESLLESRGLKKQGKFLLAGLKTVPEALARWPERFSTLLLTDPAQAESWRLPAGLEIVQLAPALFRTLDAPGTGFPLLVGTVPDTPSIDLSQPPQGLELICALGDPNNLGALLRSAAAFGARRVILLDGAAHPYHPKCLRAASNAQFELTLLRGGRWEDVNRAAGPLVALDAGGADMAAYRWPRDVRLILGEEGQGIPAALPVQRLAIPTTGAVESLNATVAASLALFSHFAANR; via the coding sequence ATGACCCGCCCGCCGCGCCTGATCGAAAGTTCGCAGAATCCGCAGTTCAAGCTGTGGGAATCGCTGCTGGAGAGCCGTGGCCTGAAGAAGCAGGGCAAGTTCCTGCTCGCCGGGTTGAAGACGGTGCCGGAGGCGCTGGCCCGCTGGCCCGAGCGCTTTTCCACCCTGCTTCTCACCGACCCGGCGCAGGCCGAGAGCTGGCGACTGCCCGCAGGGCTGGAAATCGTCCAACTGGCCCCCGCCCTGTTCCGCACCCTGGATGCTCCCGGCACCGGCTTTCCGCTGCTCGTCGGCACGGTGCCGGACACGCCGTCGATCGACCTGTCGCAACCGCCGCAGGGGCTGGAGCTGATCTGCGCGCTCGGCGACCCCAACAACCTCGGCGCCCTGCTGCGCAGCGCCGCCGCCTTCGGCGCCCGGCGGGTGATCCTGCTCGACGGCGCGGCGCACCCCTATCACCCCAAATGCCTGCGCGCCGCGTCGAACGCCCAGTTCGAGCTGACCCTGCTGCGCGGCGGCCGGTGGGAGGACGTGAACCGGGCCGCCGGGCCGCTGGTCGCCCTGGACGCCGGTGGCGCCGACATGGCGGCCTACCGCTGGCCGCGCGACGTCCGGCTGATCCTGGGCGAGGAAGGCCAGGGCATTCCCGCCGCCCTGCCCGTTCAGCGCCTGGCGATCCCGACCACGGGCGCCGTGGAATCGCTGAACGCCACCGTCGCGGCGAGCCTGGCCCTGTTCAGCCACTTCGCCGCCAACCGCTGA
- a CDS encoding murein transglycosylase A has translation MARAMARVSTLLAFGLLAGCAGDAATGAGPGGGVTAASWRPGMEKVSADFRGLPGWIDDDHAQALPALQRTCRWVASQPAGKPLGPNPAAGTTSDWRPICEALRGLPDAQPETARRFFEDHFTPVALSEGQEGLFTGYYEVELRGSWTRTERYNVPLYKAPKRTKRGLPSRARITDGALKGKGLEILWVDDSIDAFFLEIQGSGRVRMTDGSVVALGYGGQNGHRYVPIGRHLIDIGYATPEQVTMPLIRRWLTEHPGEAKRVMNMNPSYVFFQLRPDVGARGARNMELTAGRSLAVDPGYVPLGVPLWLDVREAPVPQGEIKRLVVAQDTGGAIKGAVRGDLFWGHGAEAAEGAGVMKAKGRYTMLAPRTTSFTLAQRR, from the coding sequence ATGGCGCGTGCGATGGCGCGCGTCTCCACCCTTCTTGCGTTCGGCCTTCTGGCGGGCTGTGCGGGCGACGCGGCGACCGGGGCCGGTCCAGGCGGCGGCGTCACCGCGGCGTCCTGGCGGCCGGGCATGGAGAAGGTGTCCGCGGATTTCCGCGGCCTGCCGGGCTGGATCGACGACGACCACGCGCAGGCCCTGCCCGCCCTTCAGCGCACCTGCCGTTGGGTGGCGTCGCAGCCGGCCGGAAAGCCGCTCGGCCCCAACCCCGCCGCCGGCACCACGTCGGACTGGCGCCCGATCTGCGAGGCGTTGCGCGGCCTGCCCGACGCCCAGCCCGAGACGGCCCGCCGCTTCTTCGAGGACCATTTCACTCCCGTCGCCCTGTCCGAGGGGCAGGAGGGCCTGTTCACCGGCTACTACGAGGTCGAGCTGCGCGGAAGCTGGACCCGGACCGAACGCTACAACGTCCCCCTTTACAAGGCGCCGAAGCGGACCAAGCGCGGCCTGCCCAGCCGCGCCCGCATCACCGACGGCGCGCTGAAGGGCAAGGGGCTGGAAATCCTGTGGGTGGACGACTCCATCGACGCCTTCTTCCTGGAAATCCAGGGGTCGGGCCGGGTGCGGATGACCGACGGGTCGGTGGTGGCTCTGGGCTATGGCGGGCAGAACGGCCACCGCTACGTCCCCATCGGGCGGCACCTGATCGACATCGGCTACGCCACGCCGGAGCAGGTGACCATGCCGCTGATCCGCCGCTGGCTGACCGAGCACCCCGGCGAGGCCAAGCGGGTGATGAACATGAACCCGTCCTACGTCTTCTTCCAGCTTCGCCCCGACGTCGGCGCGCGCGGGGCGCGCAACATGGAGCTGACGGCGGGCCGCAGCCTCGCCGTGGACCCCGGCTACGTCCCGCTGGGCGTGCCGCTGTGGCTGGACGTGCGCGAGGCGCCGGTGCCGCAGGGCGAGATCAAGCGCCTCGTCGTCGCCCAGGACACCGGCGGCGCCATCAAGGGGGCGGTGCGCGGCGACCTGTTCTGGGGCCACGGGGCGGAGGCCGCTGAGGGTGCCGGCGTGATGAAGGCCAAGGGCCGCTACACGATGCTGGCGCCGCGCACCACCTCCTTCACGCTGGCGCAACGCCGCTGA
- the guaB gene encoding IMP dehydrogenase: MARSSTIREALTFDDVLLVPAESSVLPNEVDTRTRLTKTIELGIPLMSSAMDTVTESSLAIAMAQAGGIGVVHRNLTIEQQAEEVRKVKRYESGMVVNPITITPGQTLADALQLMADYRISGIPVVESRDSRGSGKLVGILTNRDVRFATNPNQPVSELMTKDVVSVREGVSQDEAKRLLHQHRIEKLLVVDEAHRCIGLVTVKDMEKAQAYPNACKDAHGRLRVAAATGTGSDGLRRAEALFDAGVDVLVVDTAHGHSLKVLDQVRAARNMSNYTQVIAGNVATAEAAKALVDAGADAVKVGIGPGSICTTRIVAGVGVPQLTAIMDVVEACEKMGIPVIADGGIKFSGDLAKAIAAGASVAMLGSLFAGTDESPGEVILYQGRSYKSYRGMGSVGAMARGSADRYFQQEVSTMKLVPEGVEGRVPYKGPVAAVIHQLVGGLRAAMGYTGSQSIAEMQTKCEFVRITNAGLRESHVHDITITNESPNYRQG, encoded by the coding sequence ATGGCCCGCTCGTCCACGATCCGCGAAGCTCTGACCTTCGACGACGTCCTCTTGGTTCCGGCCGAAAGTTCGGTCCTGCCGAACGAGGTGGACACCCGGACGCGCCTGACCAAGACCATCGAACTGGGCATCCCCCTGATGTCCTCCGCGATGGACACGGTGACCGAAAGCAGCCTCGCCATCGCCATGGCCCAGGCCGGCGGCATCGGTGTCGTCCACCGCAACCTGACCATCGAGCAGCAGGCCGAGGAGGTCCGCAAGGTCAAGCGGTACGAGTCCGGCATGGTGGTCAACCCGATCACCATCACGCCGGGCCAGACGCTGGCCGACGCGCTCCAACTCATGGCCGATTACCGAATCTCCGGCATCCCGGTTGTGGAAAGCCGGGACTCCCGCGGCAGCGGCAAGCTGGTCGGCATCCTGACCAACCGCGACGTCCGCTTCGCCACCAACCCGAACCAGCCGGTCAGCGAACTGATGACCAAGGACGTGGTGTCGGTGCGCGAAGGCGTCAGCCAGGACGAGGCCAAGCGCCTGCTGCACCAGCACCGCATCGAGAAGCTGCTGGTGGTGGACGAGGCCCATCGCTGCATCGGCCTCGTCACGGTGAAGGACATGGAGAAGGCCCAGGCCTACCCGAACGCCTGCAAGGATGCCCATGGCCGCCTGCGCGTCGCCGCCGCCACCGGCACCGGCTCGGACGGGCTGCGCCGCGCCGAGGCGCTGTTCGACGCCGGCGTGGACGTCCTGGTGGTCGACACCGCGCACGGCCATTCGCTGAAGGTGCTCGATCAGGTGCGCGCCGCGCGCAACATGTCCAACTACACCCAGGTGATCGCCGGCAACGTGGCGACCGCCGAGGCGGCCAAGGCGCTGGTCGATGCTGGTGCGGACGCCGTGAAGGTCGGCATCGGCCCCGGCTCGATCTGCACCACCCGCATCGTCGCGGGCGTCGGCGTTCCGCAGCTCACCGCCATCATGGACGTGGTCGAGGCCTGTGAGAAGATGGGCATCCCGGTGATCGCCGACGGCGGCATCAAGTTCTCGGGCGATCTCGCCAAGGCCATCGCGGCGGGTGCCAGCGTGGCGATGCTGGGCAGCCTGTTCGCCGGCACCGACGAGAGCCCCGGCGAGGTCATCCTCTACCAGGGCCGCTCCTACAAGAGCTACCGCGGCATGGGCTCGGTGGGCGCCATGGCCCGCGGTTCGGCCGACCGCTACTTCCAGCAGGAAGTGTCGACCATGAAGCTGGTGCCGGAAGGCGTCGAAGGCCGCGTGCCCTACAAGGGCCCGGTGGCGGCGGTCATCCACCAGCTCGTCGGCGGCCTGCGCGCGGCCATGGGCTACACCGGCAGCCAGTCCATCGCCGAGATGCAGACGAAGTGCGAGTTCGTCCGCATCACCAACGCCGGTCTGCGCGAGAGCCACGTCCACGACATCACGATCACCAACGAGTCGCCGAACTACCGTCAGGGCTGA
- a CDS encoding DUF1272 domain-containing protein codes for MLALRPNCECCDRDLPPDSRNAYICSFECTFCGDCRDGVLKGHCPNCGGELVRRPIRPAGKLVNNPASTQRVLKADGCPSAF; via the coding sequence ATGCTTGCGCTGCGGCCCAACTGCGAATGCTGCGACCGGGATCTGCCCCCGGACTCCCGCAATGCTTATATCTGCTCCTTCGAATGCACCTTCTGCGGCGACTGCCGGGATGGGGTGCTGAAGGGGCACTGTCCGAACTGCGGGGGCGAACTGGTGCGGCGACCCATCCGCCCGGCTGGGAAGCTGGTCAACAACCCGGCCTCGACGCAGCGGGTGCTCAAGGCCGACGGCTGCCCATCGGCGTTCTGA
- a CDS encoding GNAT family N-acetyltransferase, translated as MLVRLSALPDREAALAALEDIFFLSTLRRDFASAEERATFFRTWTGWYVDRAPDDLWFAVAEDGAIIGYLTGCKDSAGAADLARIIPKYEVFADRFAAFPAHLHVNVRPGFRDHGIGRALVDRFAEDCRADGLPGLHLVTGVFARNVAFYQRAGFTAATQRGALLFLGRRLD; from the coding sequence ATGCTGGTTCGCCTGTCCGCCCTGCCCGACCGGGAGGCCGCCCTCGCTGCGCTGGAGGACATCTTCTTCCTGTCCACGCTGCGCAGGGACTTCGCCTCGGCGGAGGAGCGCGCGACCTTCTTCCGCACCTGGACGGGCTGGTACGTGGATCGGGCGCCGGACGACCTGTGGTTCGCCGTGGCCGAGGACGGCGCCATCATCGGCTATCTGACCGGCTGCAAGGACAGCGCCGGGGCGGCGGACCTCGCCCGCATCATCCCGAAATACGAGGTCTTCGCCGACCGCTTCGCCGCCTTTCCCGCCCATCTGCACGTCAATGTCCGGCCCGGCTTCCGTGATCATGGGATCGGGCGGGCGCTGGTGGACCGCTTCGCGGAGGACTGCCGCGCCGACGGCCTGCCCGGCCTGCATCTGGTGACCGGGGTTTTCGCGCGGAACGTCGCCTTCTACCAGCGCGCCGGCTTCACCGCGGCGACCCAGCGGGGGGCGCTGCTGTTCCTCGGCCGGCGCCTGGATTGA
- a CDS encoding purine nucleoside permease, whose translation MWNTSRWRSAALSALFLLGLGTSAEAAEPVKVKVFVGAMFEIGKNTGDRAGEFQNWYERYWQSAEPIAVKGALNPVYCNADGVCGAVLGMGKVSSSASMQAILLNPQLDLSQAYFIISGVAGTPPSRGTIAEVNWATWLVDYDLGHRWAPEEGKPGEPTFMPRKGYESVRLFQLNPTLVSWAMKLTGDTPLKDSDSARAYRQRYPQDAARRAPFVGTGTHMTGDTFFHGPGMSEQAQYIAKLYGADDYVITEMEAAAITLVIKRTLGSDRVMSLRGAVNFDQGNPKETTLEHLDPKPGETAGGFAETVENVALVGSRMTDHIVSHWDQWQAGVPALPAQ comes from the coding sequence ATGTGGAACACGTCCCGCTGGCGGAGCGCCGCCCTGTCCGCCTTATTCCTATTGGGGCTGGGCACCTCCGCCGAAGCGGCTGAGCCGGTCAAGGTCAAGGTGTTCGTCGGCGCCATGTTCGAGATCGGCAAGAACACCGGCGACCGCGCCGGCGAGTTCCAGAACTGGTATGAGCGCTACTGGCAGTCTGCCGAGCCGATCGCCGTGAAGGGCGCGCTGAACCCCGTCTACTGCAACGCCGACGGCGTCTGCGGCGCGGTCCTGGGGATGGGCAAGGTCAGCTCCTCCGCGTCCATGCAGGCCATCCTGCTGAACCCGCAGCTCGACCTGTCGCAGGCCTATTTCATCATCTCCGGCGTGGCCGGCACGCCGCCGTCGCGCGGCACCATCGCCGAGGTCAACTGGGCGACCTGGCTGGTGGATTACGATCTGGGCCACCGCTGGGCGCCGGAGGAGGGCAAGCCGGGCGAGCCGACCTTCATGCCGCGCAAGGGCTACGAGTCCGTCCGCCTGTTCCAGCTGAACCCGACGCTGGTCTCCTGGGCGATGAAGCTGACCGGTGATACGCCGCTGAAGGATTCCGACAGCGCCCGAGCCTACCGCCAGCGCTACCCGCAGGATGCCGCCCGGCGCGCGCCCTTCGTCGGCACCGGCACGCACATGACCGGCGACACCTTCTTCCACGGCCCCGGCATGTCCGAGCAGGCCCAGTACATCGCCAAGCTCTACGGCGCCGACGACTACGTCATCACTGAGATGGAGGCCGCGGCGATCACGCTGGTCATCAAGCGCACGCTGGGCTCCGACCGGGTGATGAGCCTGCGCGGTGCCGTGAACTTCGACCAGGGCAACCCCAAGGAAACCACGCTGGAGCATCTCGACCCGAAGCCGGGCGAGACCGCCGGCGGTTTCGCCGAGACGGTGGAGAACGTGGCCCTGGTCGGTTCGCGCATGACCGACCACATCGTGTCCCACTGGGACCAGTGGCAGGCGGGCGTTCCGGCCCTTCCGGCCCAGTAA
- the guaA gene encoding glutamine-hydrolyzing GMP synthase: MSAERVLILDFGSQVTQLIARRVREAGVYCEIHPFSMSEERIRDYAPKAIILSGSPASVTEENGPRAPEVVFTLGVPVLGICYGQQTMCHQLGGTVSGSDHREFGRAFIEVKQTCALFDGLWAVGSREQVWMSHGDRVTALPDGFQAVAVSDGAPFAAIADDARQFYGVQFHPEVVHTPHGAQLLSNFVHRVAGLKGDWTMAAFKQQAIEKIRAQVGTGKVICGLSGGVDSSVAAVLIHEAIGDQLTCIFVDTGLMRAGEAEEVVTLFRDHYNIPLVHRNASELFLGKLAGVTDPEQKRKIIGGLFIEVFDEESAKVGGAQFLAQGTLYPDVIESVSFTGGPSVTIKSHHNVGGLPERMKLKLVEPLRELFKDEVRALGRELGLPAAFIGRHPFPGPGLAIRVPGEITPEKLDILRKADTVYLEEIRNAGLYDAIWQAFAVLLPVRTVGVMGDGRTYDHVLALRAVTSTDGMTADWYPFPHDFLARVSNRIVNEVRGVNRVVYDITSKPPGTIEWE, translated from the coding sequence ATGTCCGCCGAGCGCGTTCTCATCCTCGATTTCGGGTCGCAGGTGACCCAGCTCATCGCCCGCCGCGTCCGTGAAGCCGGCGTTTACTGCGAAATCCATCCGTTCAGCATGAGCGAGGAGCGGATTCGCGACTACGCGCCGAAGGCGATCATCCTGTCGGGCAGCCCGGCCTCGGTCACCGAAGAGAACGGCCCCCGCGCGCCGGAGGTGGTCTTCACGCTGGGCGTTCCGGTCCTGGGCATCTGCTACGGCCAGCAGACGATGTGCCACCAGCTCGGCGGCACCGTCTCGGGCTCCGACCACCGCGAGTTCGGGCGCGCCTTCATCGAGGTGAAGCAGACCTGCGCCCTGTTCGACGGGCTGTGGGCGGTCGGCTCGCGCGAGCAGGTGTGGATGAGCCACGGCGACCGCGTCACCGCCCTGCCGGACGGCTTCCAGGCCGTCGCGGTCAGCGACGGCGCGCCCTTCGCCGCCATCGCCGACGACGCCCGCCAGTTCTACGGCGTGCAGTTCCACCCGGAGGTCGTGCACACCCCGCACGGCGCGCAGCTCCTGTCGAACTTCGTGCACCGCGTCGCGGGCCTGAAGGGCGACTGGACCATGGCCGCCTTCAAGCAGCAGGCCATCGAGAAGATCCGCGCCCAGGTCGGCACCGGCAAGGTGATCTGCGGCCTGTCGGGCGGCGTCGATTCCTCGGTGGCCGCCGTGCTGATCCACGAGGCCATCGGCGACCAGCTCACCTGCATCTTCGTCGACACCGGCCTGATGCGCGCCGGCGAGGCGGAGGAGGTGGTGACGCTGTTCCGCGACCACTACAACATCCCGCTGGTCCACCGGAACGCGTCCGAGCTGTTCCTGGGCAAGCTGGCCGGCGTCACCGACCCGGAGCAGAAGCGCAAGATCATCGGCGGCCTGTTCATCGAGGTCTTCGACGAGGAGAGCGCCAAGGTCGGCGGCGCGCAGTTCCTGGCCCAGGGAACGCTGTACCCCGACGTGATCGAGAGCGTGTCCTTCACCGGCGGCCCGTCGGTCACCATCAAGTCGCACCACAACGTCGGCGGCCTGCCGGAGCGCATGAAGCTGAAGCTGGTGGAGCCGCTGCGCGAGCTGTTCAAGGACGAGGTCCGCGCGCTCGGCCGTGAACTCGGCCTGCCGGCCGCCTTCATCGGCCGCCACCCCTTCCCCGGTCCCGGCCTCGCCATCCGCGTTCCCGGCGAGATCACGCCGGAGAAGCTGGACATCCTGCGCAAGGCCGACACGGTCTATCTGGAGGAAATCCGCAACGCCGGCCTCTACGACGCGATCTGGCAGGCCTTCGCGGTGCTGCTCCCGGTGCGCACCGTGGGCGTGATGGGCGACGGGCGGACCTACGACCACGTGCTGGCCCTGCGCGCGGTGACCTCGACCGACGGCATGACCGCCGATTGGTACCCGTTCCCGCACGACTTCCTGGCCCGCGTGTCGAACCGCATCGTCAACGAGGTGCGCGGCGTCAACCGCGTCGTCTACGACATCACCTCGAAGCCGCCCGGCACCATCGAGTGGGAGTGA
- a CDS encoding RsmB/NOP family class I SAM-dependent RNA methyltransferase has protein sequence MTPAARLQAVIDLLTEIDETPRPADAVMSAYFRARRYIGSKDRTAVAQTAYAILRRHARLCWWLERQGHPPTPRARALANEILAEGKAAATVKALFGSSKFAPDPLAPEEAKLANELDTHTLEHPQMPESVAVECPPWAEEPMRAAMGDRFAVEMRTLLDSAPLDLRINPVKANRESAIKALARAQITATPTQWSPLGLRVQGRPPLGTVDAFKEGLVEIQDEGSQLVAIAVAPKPGQQVVDFCAGAGGKTLAIAALMKNKGRVVACDVLAGRLKRAAERFRRAGLHNIEAHPLSSERDPWVKRHKRKFDRVLVDAPCSGTGTWRRNPDSRWRQLGPGLAELVPLQANILDSAARLVKPGGRLVYATCSLLPEENEKQVAAFLETHPDFTVLPVAEVWAEEGAGTPPAEGPYLRLTPARHDTDGFFAAVMVRKADEEPEAEVDRMAEADPAPSEG, from the coding sequence ATGACCCCCGCCGCCCGCCTTCAGGCGGTCATCGACCTGCTGACCGAGATCGACGAAACCCCGCGCCCCGCCGACGCGGTGATGAGCGCCTATTTCCGCGCCCGCCGCTACATCGGGTCGAAAGACCGCACCGCGGTGGCGCAGACGGCCTACGCGATCCTGCGGCGGCACGCCCGGCTGTGCTGGTGGCTGGAGCGTCAGGGCCATCCGCCGACCCCGCGCGCCCGCGCGCTCGCCAACGAGATCCTGGCCGAGGGCAAGGCCGCCGCGACGGTGAAGGCGCTGTTCGGCTCCTCCAAGTTCGCCCCGGACCCGCTGGCGCCGGAGGAGGCGAAGCTCGCCAACGAGCTGGACACCCACACGCTGGAGCATCCGCAGATGCCGGAAAGCGTGGCCGTGGAATGCCCGCCCTGGGCGGAGGAGCCGATGCGCGCCGCCATGGGCGACCGCTTTGCGGTGGAGATGCGGACGCTGCTGGACTCCGCACCGCTCGACCTGCGCATCAACCCGGTGAAGGCCAACCGCGAGAGCGCGATCAAGGCGCTGGCCCGCGCCCAGATCACGGCGACGCCGACGCAGTGGTCGCCGCTGGGCCTGCGCGTTCAGGGCCGCCCGCCGCTGGGCACCGTGGACGCCTTCAAGGAGGGTCTGGTCGAGATCCAGGACGAGGGCTCGCAGCTCGTGGCGATCGCGGTGGCGCCGAAGCCGGGGCAGCAGGTGGTGGACTTCTGCGCCGGGGCCGGCGGCAAGACGCTGGCCATCGCCGCGCTGATGAAGAACAAGGGCCGCGTCGTCGCCTGCGACGTGCTGGCCGGGCGCTTGAAACGCGCCGCCGAGCGGTTCCGCCGCGCCGGCCTGCACAACATCGAGGCGCACCCGCTGTCCAGCGAGCGCGACCCCTGGGTGAAGCGGCACAAGCGCAAGTTCGACCGCGTGCTGGTGGACGCGCCGTGCAGCGGCACCGGCACCTGGCGCCGCAACCCCGACAGCCGCTGGCGCCAGCTCGGCCCCGGTCTGGCGGAGCTGGTGCCGCTCCAGGCCAACATCCTGGACAGCGCGGCCCGGCTGGTGAAGCCCGGCGGGCGGCTGGTCTACGCCACCTGCTCGCTGCTGCCGGAGGAGAACGAGAAGCAGGTCGCCGCCTTCCTGGAGACCCATCCCGACTTCACCGTGCTGCCGGTCGCCGAGGTTTGGGCGGAGGAAGGCGCGGGCACGCCGCCGGCCGAAGGGCCGTATCTGCGCCTGACCCCGGCGCGCCACGATACCGACGGCTTTTTCGCCGCCGTGATGGTGCGCAAGGCGGATGAGGAGCCGGAGGCGGAGGTGGACCGGATGGCCGAGGCTGATCCGGCGCCTTCAGAGGGGTAA
- a CDS encoding GNAT family N-acetyltransferase: MDEALVIRDARPSDAVGIAKVHVATWQSTYPGLVPDAYLVNLSEAAAAMRWHNAVQAHGPGQGALVVADAADSVVGFATYGGRRIPVEGYEGEFYALYLLDEAQGQGLGRRLMATMAERLQEGGKRTAVVWCLRDNPARWFYERLGGVRVAERPIRFAGKELVEIAYGWRDLAPLARLSAGPEMR; the protein is encoded by the coding sequence ATGGATGAAGCGCTGGTGATTCGCGACGCGCGCCCGTCGGACGCGGTGGGCATCGCCAAGGTCCACGTCGCCACATGGCAATCCACCTATCCGGGCCTCGTCCCCGACGCCTACCTCGTCAACCTGTCGGAAGCCGCCGCGGCGATGCGCTGGCACAACGCCGTCCAGGCGCATGGGCCGGGGCAGGGCGCCCTGGTCGTGGCGGACGCCGCGGACTCCGTGGTCGGATTCGCCACCTACGGCGGGCGCCGCATTCCCGTCGAGGGGTACGAGGGGGAATTCTACGCCCTCTATCTGCTGGACGAGGCGCAGGGGCAGGGGCTCGGCCGCCGCCTGATGGCGACCATGGCCGAACGGCTCCAGGAGGGCGGCAAGCGCACCGCCGTGGTCTGGTGCCTGCGCGACAATCCGGCGCGCTGGTTCTACGAGCGGTTGGGCGGTGTCCGCGTGGCGGAGCGCCCCATCCGCTTCGCCGGGAAGGAACTGGTGGAGATCGCCTATGGCTGGCGCGACCTCGCCCCGCTTGCACGCTTGTCCGCGGGGCCTGAAATGCGGTAG